A segment of the Halogeometricum sp. S3BR5-2 genome:
GGGCGCGACGGCCGAGGGACCGAGGGCGGTGCGAGCGGCGGTGCGAGCGGCGGCGGCGACAGTGGGTGAGCGGGGGATGGGGGGTGCGGGGGGAAGGGGGAGAGAGGGAGTTTTGTCCTCGGAACGCCTCTATGTGGTATGCGCACACGAACGAAGCTCCTCCTCGGCGGCGTCGGAACGGCACTCGCGGCGTGGGTCGGATGGGGCGTCTACAGCGCTCGGTCGGCCGAACGCGTCCCGTACGAGACGCTCCGGTTCGTCGGCGACGGGACCGTCGAACTGCGGCGCTACCCGCGGACGGTTCTCGTCGAGACGACGGCTCCCGACGGCGAGACGGCGTTCCGTCGGCTGTTCGACTACATCTCCGGCGCGAACGAGGGTTCCGAGGACGTGTCGATGACCGCCCCGGTTCGGTCGGACGAGAGCGCGGACGGGTCGCGCGGCAGGCGCGACGGCGAGTCGGTGTCGATGACGACGCCCGTCCGGACGGAGAACGGGGCGAGCGTCTCGATGACCGCTCCGGTCCGCACCGACGAGGACGGCGACGGCGTCACGATGGCGTTCTTCCTTCCCGCGGGGTACACGCTGGAGACGGCCCCGATGCCGACGGACTCCGACGTCCGCCTCGTCGTCGAAGGGCCGCGGACGGTGGCCGTAAAGCGGTTCTCGTGGCGGGCGACGGACCGTCGAGCGGCGAACGCCGAGGAGTCGCTCCGCGCGACGCTCGAACGGGAGGGCGTCGAACCGCGCGGCGAAGCGACGCTCCTGCAGTACAACGACCCGTACACGCCGCCGTTCATGCGGCGCAACGAGGTGGCCGTCGAGGTGGACGGCGATGCCGTTCCCGACGCGTCGTAGAACCCGAACAGTTATTTTAGGTCGACCTAAACTATCGGGTGGCGCCCTCGGTGAGCCCCGCGAACCGGCCCTCCCGGATGTCGAATCCGTTCAGACAGTGGCGACGCTCGGAACGGGATTCGAGGCCGTGAGCCGCTCGTACCGTCGTCTCCCGAATCGAACCGCATCCCCTTAGATTTTAGGTCTGCCTAAAATCCGGTGGACTTACGTACTTTTAGGCTAGCCTAAATCCGCATGCAGTCACAGAGCACCCCCGTTCGGACGCGCCGCGCCGCCGGTCCGGACCCCTCCGAGAGTGATGCGCCGTGACCTACGAGAACGCCGGCAACGACGCCGTTCTCTCCCAGCAGACGGACCGCGAGTCGAATGCCCGAACGTACCCCCGCCACCTCCCGTTCGCAATCCGCGAGGCGCGCGGATTCACCGTCGTCGACATGGACGGAGACGAGTACTACGACTGCCTCGCGGGCGCCGGAACGCTCGCACTCGGGCACAATCACCCCCATGCGGTGGACGCGATGGAACGCGTCTTGGAGGCGGACCGACCGCTCCACACGCTCGATATCTCCACGCCCGCGAAGGAGCGGTTCGTGGACTCGCTGTTCGAGAGCCTCCCCGGCGAGTTCGCCTCGCGGGCAAAGGTGCAGTTCTGTAGCCCCGCCGGCACCGACGCCGTCGAGGCGGCGCTGAAACTCGTCCGGACGGCGACGGGCAATCGAAGTATTCTCGGCTTCGGCGGCGCCTACCACGGGATGACGAGCGGCGCGCTCTCGCTGATGGGCGCCGCGGAGGTCAAGGAACCGGTCGGCGGCCTGCCGGGGCACGTCCACCACCTGCCCTACCCGTACGACTACCGTCCCCCGTTCGGCGGCGGCGAGGAGGGACACCGACTCGCCAGCGAGTACGTCGAGAACCTCCTCTGCGACCCCGACAGCGGCGTCGGGGAGCCCGCGGGAATGATTCTCGAACCCGTGCAGGGCGAGGGCGGCGCGGTGCCCGCGCCGAACGAGTGGCTCCGCGAGATGCGTCGCATCACGCGCGAGCACGACGTGCCCTTGATTCTGGACGAGATTCAGACCGGGCTCGGTCGGACGGGCGAGACGTACGCCTTCGAGCACGCCGGAATCACGCCCGACGCGGTGACGCTCTCGAAGGCCGTCGGCGGCGGCCTCCCCCTCGCCGTCGTCGTCTACGACGAGTCGCTGGACGCGTGGGAACCGGGCGCCCACGCGGGCACGTTCCGCGGCAACCAACTGGCGATGGCGGCCGGCGAGGCGACCATCGACTACGTGCTGGAGCACGACTTGGCCGACAGGGCCGCGGAGGCAGGGCGACGCCTGCGCGGACACCTCGAATCGACGGCAGAGCGGTTCGACGCCGTCGGCGACGTGCGCGGCCGCGGTCTGATGCTCGGCGTCGAGTTCGTG
Coding sequences within it:
- a CDS encoding diaminobutyrate--2-oxoglutarate transaminase, with the translated sequence MTYENAGNDAVLSQQTDRESNARTYPRHLPFAIREARGFTVVDMDGDEYYDCLAGAGTLALGHNHPHAVDAMERVLEADRPLHTLDISTPAKERFVDSLFESLPGEFASRAKVQFCSPAGTDAVEAALKLVRTATGNRSILGFGGAYHGMTSGALSLMGAAEVKEPVGGLPGHVHHLPYPYDYRPPFGGGEEGHRLASEYVENLLCDPDSGVGEPAGMILEPVQGEGGAVPAPNEWLREMRRITREHDVPLILDEIQTGLGRTGETYAFEHAGITPDAVTLSKAVGGGLPLAVVVYDESLDAWEPGAHAGTFRGNQLAMAAGEATIDYVLEHDLADRAAEAGRRLRGHLESTAERFDAVGDVRGRGLMLGVEFVNPDGEWRGPGPRPPDGDLASAVRAACFDRGLVVELGGRESATARFLPPLTVSDGQIDDVASIFDEAVAAAVDGEEARTGVTA
- a CDS encoding SOUL family heme-binding protein, which codes for MRTRTKLLLGGVGTALAAWVGWGVYSARSAERVPYETLRFVGDGTVELRRYPRTVLVETTAPDGETAFRRLFDYISGANEGSEDVSMTAPVRSDESADGSRGRRDGESVSMTTPVRTENGASVSMTAPVRTDEDGDGVTMAFFLPAGYTLETAPMPTDSDVRLVVEGPRTVAVKRFSWRATDRRAANAEESLRATLEREGVEPRGEATLLQYNDPYTPPFMRRNEVAVEVDGDAVPDAS